Proteins encoded in a region of the Oscillospiraceae bacterium MB24-C1 genome:
- a CDS encoding NAD(+) synthase, translating to MKNGFIRVACASPELRVADCAFNAGKMVEVLKDAMTKRVRLLVFPELSLTGYTCGDLFSQQVLLDGAQRGLRTLLRASVGYEMVIVVGMPVSAFNKLYNCAIVIQNGKLLGVVPKASLPNYGEFYERRNFTPAFPGINSITLCGQTVPFGQNLLFNCEELPDWTLAVEICEDLWVPQPPCISHALAGATVIANLSASDEIVGKANYRRQMLQSISARLLCGYLYANAGNGESTTDMVFAGNSMIAENGTLLAEAPLFSNELVYTELDVHRLAGERRRISSYPAANDEGYRRIPFSVTVAETTLTRYVAPLPFVPSSSAERAERCEDILAIQAHGLRKRLLHSGAKTAVLGLSGGLDSTLALLVCARAMKLLNRPITDIVAVTMPCFGTTARTKGNAELLAEKVGVQLRTIDIAKAVEVHFDDLGHDPKTLDVVFENSQARERTQLLMDIANQTEGIVIGTGDLSELALGWATYNGDHMSMYGVNASIPKTLIRHLVRYEADLTTDDALRHVLLDVLDTPVSPELLPAENGEISQKTEGIVGPYELHDFFLYYSVRWGFTPQKVLRLAEVAFAGTYNRATLLKWMRTFYRRFFSQQFKRSCLPDGPKVGSLTLSPRGDWRMPSDASSALWLEEIDNLC from the coding sequence ATGAAAAACGGCTTTATCCGCGTGGCTTGTGCCTCCCCCGAGCTGAGGGTGGCGGACTGCGCTTTCAACGCCGGAAAAATGGTGGAAGTGCTCAAAGATGCCATGACCAAAAGAGTTCGTCTGCTTGTATTCCCGGAGCTTTCGCTAACCGGTTATACCTGCGGCGACCTGTTTTCGCAGCAGGTGCTGCTTGATGGTGCACAACGAGGATTGCGCACACTGCTTAGAGCCTCGGTGGGCTATGAGATGGTGATCGTCGTCGGCATGCCGGTGTCGGCGTTTAACAAGCTGTATAACTGTGCGATCGTAATACAGAACGGCAAGCTGCTGGGTGTTGTACCTAAGGCCAGCCTACCAAACTACGGCGAATTTTATGAGCGACGCAATTTCACCCCCGCTTTTCCCGGCATCAACAGCATTACATTATGCGGCCAGACCGTACCTTTCGGGCAAAATCTGTTGTTTAACTGCGAAGAGTTGCCCGATTGGACCCTTGCAGTAGAAATCTGTGAGGATCTCTGGGTACCACAGCCACCCTGCATCTCTCACGCGCTGGCTGGAGCAACGGTGATTGCCAATCTGTCAGCCAGCGATGAAATTGTCGGAAAGGCCAACTATCGCCGCCAGATGCTGCAAAGTATTTCGGCCCGTCTGCTCTGCGGTTACCTCTATGCAAACGCTGGCAACGGTGAATCTACCACCGACATGGTGTTTGCGGGCAACTCGATGATCGCCGAAAATGGCACATTGCTGGCAGAAGCACCACTTTTCTCGAATGAACTGGTCTACACCGAGCTTGATGTCCATCGTTTAGCAGGTGAGCGCCGGCGGATCAGTAGCTACCCCGCCGCAAACGACGAGGGCTATCGGCGCATTCCCTTCTCGGTTACGGTTGCTGAAACCACCCTCACCCGCTATGTTGCACCGCTTCCCTTTGTTCCATCTTCCTCAGCCGAACGGGCCGAGCGCTGCGAAGATATTTTGGCGATTCAGGCGCACGGCCTACGTAAGCGGCTACTACATTCCGGTGCTAAAACGGCGGTATTGGGTCTTTCTGGCGGACTTGATTCCACCCTCGCGCTGCTGGTATGCGCCCGCGCCATGAAGCTACTAAATCGCCCCATTACCGACATTGTCGCGGTCACCATGCCCTGCTTTGGCACCACCGCTCGAACAAAGGGCAACGCCGAGCTGTTAGCTGAAAAGGTCGGCGTACAACTGCGCACCATCGACATCGCCAAAGCGGTGGAAGTGCATTTTGATGATTTGGGCCACGACCCTAAAACCCTAGACGTCGTTTTTGAAAACTCTCAGGCCAGAGAGCGCACCCAGCTGTTGATGGATATTGCCAATCAGACCGAAGGCATCGTCATTGGCACCGGCGACCTTTCAGAGTTGGCGTTGGGCTGGGCAACCTATAACGGCGATCACATGTCGATGTACGGCGTGAATGCCTCGATTCCCAAAACCCTTATTCGGCACCTTGTGCGGTATGAGGCCGATCTGACCACCGATGATGCGCTGCGCCATGTATTGCTCGACGTGCTTGATACCCCTGTCTCGCCCGAGTTGTTGCCCGCCGAAAACGGCGAAATCTCGCAGAAAACCGAAGGCATTGTCGGCCCCTATGAGCTGCATGATTTTTTCCTCTACTACTCGGTGCGTTGGGGCTTTACCCCTCAGAAGGTGCTACGCCTAGCCGAGGTGGCTTTTGCCGGAACCTATAACCGCGCCACCCTTTTAAAATGGATGCGCACCTTCTACCGTCGCTTCTTCTCGCAGCAATTCAAACGCTCCTGTCTGCCGGATGGCCCCAAAGTCGGTTCACTGACGCTGTCGCCCCGCGGCGATTGGCGCATGCCCAGCGATGCATCTTCGGCCCTCTGGCTCGAGGAAATAGATAACCTATGTTGA
- a CDS encoding D-alanyl-D-alanine carboxypeptidase family protein, giving the protein MKFVTGLLSALLTSAMLVQFCTAAAPPAVNSETYVVMDVKSGQVLAAKGAHTQMYPASITKILTCALALQNGSPQDIHTMSYEATHSIDYGSTHIALTEEEQVSVEALLNATMVESANDAANGLAEYTAGGLDAFADLMNQKAAELGAKDSHFVNAHGLHDKNHYTSAYDMALLTRWALTVNGFRALFGAEEYTIPPTNKQKQSRTFGTHHHMLVESKYYYEGTEGGKLGWTPEAQHTLVTLAKRGNMELICVVMKTRTQYEKYVDAAKLLDYCFDEFSTATMTVNQYEKTPIAVYDGDVQTGKVLIPSQDIDIIRPPTVAKIDITSELVAPESYKAGDTIDPRIKFFDPDGNELGEVALEWTLDEVPVEAAATTVEPSGTPVSSSRISPGFWLKALAAVFVASVLVLFAIRRHNLRMLEQKRLLKARKKQEWERQRREALGTARAARSSYAQRRL; this is encoded by the coding sequence ATGAAATTTGTGACAGGTCTGCTGTCGGCTTTATTGACGTCGGCCATGCTGGTGCAGTTTTGTACCGCAGCCGCGCCACCGGCCGTCAATTCTGAAACCTATGTTGTCATGGATGTTAAATCTGGCCAGGTACTTGCCGCCAAAGGCGCGCACACTCAGATGTACCCAGCCAGCATTACTAAGATTTTAACCTGTGCGTTGGCCCTTCAAAATGGCTCGCCGCAGGATATACATACAATGAGCTATGAGGCGACCCACTCAATAGACTATGGTTCCACACACATAGCGCTGACCGAAGAGGAACAGGTTTCGGTAGAAGCGCTGCTAAACGCCACCATGGTCGAGTCTGCAAACGATGCGGCCAACGGCTTGGCGGAGTATACGGCGGGTGGTCTTGATGCCTTTGCTGACCTGATGAACCAAAAGGCGGCCGAGCTAGGGGCAAAGGACAGTCATTTTGTTAATGCACACGGTTTGCATGATAAAAATCACTACACCAGCGCCTATGACATGGCGTTGCTTACCCGTTGGGCATTGACGGTAAATGGATTCAGAGCGTTGTTCGGTGCTGAAGAATATACCATCCCCCCGACCAATAAACAAAAGCAGTCGCGAACCTTCGGTACACATCATCACATGCTGGTGGAGTCAAAATATTACTATGAGGGCACTGAGGGCGGTAAGCTGGGGTGGACACCAGAGGCTCAGCACACGCTTGTCACGCTGGCCAAGCGCGGTAACATGGAGCTGATCTGCGTGGTTATGAAAACCAGGACACAGTATGAAAAGTATGTTGATGCCGCAAAGTTGCTTGATTATTGTTTTGATGAATTTTCCACCGCTACAATGACGGTGAACCAATATGAGAAAACGCCGATCGCAGTTTATGACGGAGATGTTCAAACCGGTAAGGTGTTGATACCTTCTCAGGATATTGATATCATTCGCCCGCCTACGGTGGCTAAAATAGATATCACCTCAGAGTTGGTTGCACCCGAAAGCTATAAAGCTGGCGATACAATCGATCCACGTATCAAATTTTTTGATCCAGATGGCAACGAACTAGGTGAGGTGGCATTGGAATGGACGCTCGATGAGGTGCCAGTTGAGGCTGCTGCGACAACGGTAGAACCGTCCGGTACGCCTGTATCATCTTCTAGAATCAGCCCCGGATTCTGGCTTAAAGCGCTTGCTGCCGTATTCGTGGCATCGGTGCTGGTGTTGTTTGCTATACGCCGACACAATCTGCGGATGTTGGAGCAGAAACGCCTGCTCAAAGCCCGCAAAAAGCAGGAGTGGGAACGGCAGCGCCGGGAGGCGCTGGGGACCGCACGCGCAGCTAGGAGCTCTTATGCGCAGCGGCGGTTATAA
- a CDS encoding transcriptional repressor, giving the protein MNYSKQRELIIDALRHTDEHPTAETVYRKLKGDYPRLSLATVYRNLNQLCETGVIRKLHVAGSPDRFDGNIEQHYHLCCKTCKKVIDIMGPEGAWRSLISGNEKHCIDGCEVIFYGTCAECIEEGGS; this is encoded by the coding sequence ATGAATTATTCAAAACAGCGTGAGCTCATAATTGACGCACTGCGGCACACCGACGAGCACCCTACAGCAGAAACTGTTTATCGTAAGCTCAAGGGCGATTATCCTCGTCTGAGCCTGGCGACGGTTTATCGCAACCTCAATCAGCTTTGCGAAACCGGCGTTATAAGGAAACTGCATGTTGCTGGTTCCCCAGACCGGTTTGACGGAAACATTGAGCAGCACTATCATTTGTGCTGCAAAACCTGTAAAAAGGTCATTGATATTATGGGGCCTGAGGGAGCTTGGCGGTCTTTGATTTCAGGCAACGAAAAGCATTGCATAGACGGTTGCGAAGTCATTTTTTATGGCACTTGTGCTGAGTGTATTGAAGAGGGCGGGTCTTAA
- a CDS encoding Na/Pi cotransporter family protein gives MTILNLIAMGGGVALFLYGMSVMGNGLEKISGGKMEKALEKLTGNILSSVALGAVVTAVLQSSSATTVIVVGLVNAGIMQLRQAAGVIMGANIGTTVTAQLIRLSDIDSSSVVLRFFKPSTLAPLAAMVGILMYMASKKAKRREIGQMLVGFGILFAGMFSMEAAVAPLRDSPAFINALTAMSNPVLGVLAGAIVTAIIQSSSASVGMLQAISSTGVLYFSTAFPIIMGQNIGTCITPLISSIGASKNAKRSALLHLYFNIIGTMAFLTAAYGLKAMLGAPSFWNETIGRTGIANFHTFFNIVVTVLLIPFARVLERLAYTTIKDDGEGEKLKVLELLDERLLKSPSIALQQCDHMITKMGEYAQQNFLDSVALLAKFDSKTVDRINENENLIDKMEDKLEHYLIKLSAQQVSDDDNRAISIALHMVKDYERISDYCTNLMECADEMESNGVAFSQQALDELDVLILAVNDIIDTANKAQLSSSIAIAKRIEPLEETIDAIVERLKDMHVERLKSGECNIHSGIVFLEILTNLERIADHCSNIGLSIIGNKDDRARYESHEYIKRAHESGDSDYVANYQSYMNQYYNAIQSDYK, from the coding sequence ATGACCATCCTTAATTTGATTGCCATGGGCGGCGGTGTAGCGCTTTTTTTGTACGGAATGAGCGTTATGGGCAATGGGCTTGAAAAGATTTCAGGCGGCAAAATGGAAAAAGCGCTTGAGAAGCTCACCGGAAATATCTTGTCCAGCGTGGCGCTCGGCGCCGTTGTCACCGCAGTTTTGCAAAGCTCATCGGCAACCACCGTTATTGTGGTGGGTCTCGTCAACGCCGGCATTATGCAGTTACGGCAGGCTGCGGGCGTAATTATGGGCGCTAATATTGGAACAACCGTCACTGCGCAGCTCATACGTCTATCAGATATTGATAGTAGCAGTGTGGTGCTCCGGTTTTTTAAACCTTCTACCCTTGCTCCGCTGGCGGCTATGGTGGGCATTTTGATGTATATGGCTTCAAAAAAGGCCAAGCGCCGTGAGATCGGCCAGATGCTTGTCGGCTTTGGTATCCTATTTGCTGGAATGTTTTCGATGGAAGCCGCAGTAGCCCCGTTGAGGGATTCTCCGGCGTTCATCAATGCACTGACAGCAATGTCCAATCCGGTTCTTGGCGTGCTGGCGGGCGCCATTGTAACGGCTATTATTCAAAGCTCTTCGGCGTCGGTCGGTATGCTTCAAGCGATATCCTCCACTGGTGTGCTGTATTTTTCAACGGCCTTCCCAATTATTATGGGGCAAAATATCGGCACCTGTATCACGCCATTAATTTCTTCTATCGGCGCTTCCAAGAATGCAAAACGTTCGGCGTTGCTCCACCTGTATTTTAACATCATTGGTACTATGGCATTTTTGACCGCAGCCTATGGTCTTAAAGCTATGCTGGGTGCGCCAAGTTTTTGGAATGAGACGATAGGCCGTACAGGTATTGCGAATTTTCATACATTTTTTAATATAGTGGTGACGGTACTGCTTATTCCCTTCGCTCGAGTTTTGGAACGGCTGGCCTACACAACTATTAAGGATGATGGCGAGGGCGAAAAGTTAAAGGTACTCGAACTGCTTGACGAACGTTTACTCAAATCTCCCTCCATAGCACTGCAGCAATGTGATCATATGATTACCAAAATGGGGGAATATGCCCAACAAAACTTTTTGGATAGTGTTGCACTATTGGCCAAATTTGATTCCAAGACGGTTGATCGAATCAATGAGAACGAAAACCTGATCGACAAAATGGAGGACAAGCTGGAGCATTATCTGATCAAGCTTTCGGCCCAGCAAGTTTCGGATGACGACAACCGTGCCATTTCTATAGCGCTGCACATGGTCAAGGACTACGAACGCATCAGTGATTACTGCACCAACCTGATGGAATGCGCCGATGAAATGGAGTCAAATGGTGTGGCGTTTTCGCAGCAGGCCCTCGACGAACTGGACGTGCTGATCTTAGCTGTCAACGACATTATTGATACGGCTAATAAGGCTCAGCTGTCGTCTAGTATTGCCATTGCCAAACGGATAGAACCGTTGGAGGAAACTATAGACGCTATTGTAGAGCGTCTAAAGGATATGCATGTTGAACGTTTAAAGAGTGGTGAATGTAACATTCATAGCGGCATTGTCTTTCTCGAAATTCTTACAAATCTGGAGCGTATTGCTGACCACTGCTCCAACATTGGCCTGAGCATCATCGGCAATAAGGATGATCGTGCGCGTTATGAATCGCATGAGTACATCAAACGTGCGCATGAGTCGGGAGATTCGGATTATGTAGCTAATTACCAAAGCTACATGAACCAATACTACAACGCAATTCAATCCGACTATAAATAG
- a CDS encoding amidohydrolase, giving the protein MKDIKAIINSYLDQVIAYRRHIHQNPELSHEEVKTAAFIADALRKMGLEPTTGVGGNGVTAIINGVKPGKCVGLRADFDALPIQETTGLPFASQNDGVSHSCGHDMHTAMLLGAAHVLLSLKDEFSGCIKLVFQPAEEDVLNCGAAPMIRDGVLENPRVDAMIGQHVWPQYPVGTAAIRNGAMMASSDRFHITVHGKSSHGSAPEDGIDAIVIASQVITALQTIVSRKVSPRDAAVVSIGTIHGGDRYNVIANQVKLEGTCRNLNPDVRNKMPERIEQIAKGVAESMGGSCDVEYFKGYSPTVNDPEMFTLVHDVMKEVVGDGAHVPEMSALGGEDFSFYCEKVPSAFFWLGVQTPDKPFYPIHNGGFSPDENAIPIGIEIAVRSALTFLAK; this is encoded by the coding sequence ATGAAGGATATCAAAGCAATCATCAATTCTTATCTTGATCAAGTCATTGCATACCGTCGCCATATACATCAAAACCCGGAACTAAGTCACGAAGAAGTTAAAACCGCTGCTTTTATCGCCGATGCCCTGCGCAAAATGGGGCTTGAGCCCACTACTGGGGTCGGCGGAAACGGCGTTACAGCCATTATTAACGGCGTTAAGCCCGGCAAATGCGTCGGTCTGCGCGCCGATTTTGATGCGCTGCCTATACAGGAGACGACTGGCCTGCCCTTCGCCTCACAAAACGATGGCGTTTCGCATTCCTGCGGCCACGATATGCACACCGCAATGCTGCTCGGCGCGGCGCACGTGCTGCTCTCACTTAAGGATGAGTTTTCCGGCTGCATTAAGCTCGTATTTCAGCCCGCTGAAGAAGATGTGCTCAACTGCGGTGCCGCCCCCATGATTCGTGACGGCGTGCTCGAAAATCCGCGTGTAGATGCCATGATCGGTCAGCATGTATGGCCGCAGTATCCTGTTGGTACCGCCGCTATACGCAACGGCGCCATGATGGCTTCCTCCGACCGCTTCCATATCACGGTCCACGGCAAAAGCAGCCACGGATCCGCCCCCGAGGACGGTATCGACGCCATCGTGATAGCGTCTCAGGTTATCACTGCGCTTCAGACCATCGTTTCAAGAAAGGTCAGCCCGCGCGATGCTGCTGTCGTGTCTATTGGCACCATCCACGGCGGTGACCGTTACAACGTTATTGCAAATCAGGTCAAACTTGAAGGTACCTGCCGCAACCTAAACCCTGACGTTAGAAACAAAATGCCCGAACGTATCGAACAGATAGCTAAGGGCGTGGCTGAGTCGATGGGCGGCAGCTGTGATGTTGAATATTTTAAAGGGTACTCCCCCACTGTTAACGACCCCGAGATGTTCACATTGGTACACGACGTGATGAAAGAGGTTGTCGGCGACGGGGCGCATGTCCCTGAAATGTCGGCGCTCGGCGGCGAGGATTTTTCATTTTACTGCGAAAAGGTACCAAGTGCCTTTTTCTGGTTGGGTGTTCAAACTCCTGATAAGCCATTCTATCCTATTCATAACGGTGGCTTCTCGCCCGATGAGAACGCAATCCCGATTGGCATTGAAATTGCCGTCCGATCAGCACTGACCTTTTTGGCAAAATAA
- a CDS encoding DsrE family protein, with protein sequence MNEKKLAIVWISVDKRAAIDMALLYARDSLINGWWKHVELILWGPSVQSAAENKDVQGELEILQNLGIPIRVCMACAVRYGVAHQLTDLGYEVKGMGEHLTELLAGNEPVMLI encoded by the coding sequence ATGAACGAGAAAAAACTTGCAATTGTCTGGATTAGCGTCGATAAGCGTGCAGCTATCGATATGGCGCTGTTATATGCACGCGACAGTCTTATAAACGGCTGGTGGAAGCATGTCGAACTTATTTTATGGGGGCCATCCGTTCAATCTGCTGCCGAAAACAAAGATGTCCAGGGCGAGCTTGAAATTCTGCAAAACCTCGGCATCCCCATTCGCGTCTGTATGGCCTGTGCAGTGCGCTATGGCGTTGCCCATCAGCTGACTGACCTTGGCTATGAAGTCAAGGGCATGGGCGAACACCTCACCGAGCTACTGGCCGGAAACGAACCTGTTATGCTGATATAA
- a CDS encoding Rrf2 family transcriptional regulator, with the protein MKISTNSRYALRLLARVAQKQGERVTTSAAAQAEGISEKMLERIAAKLTREGFLVSEKGIRGGYVLSRPADSITVSQVMKVMETPYLPHHCIEQAEQNCKMSNDCNMLWLWKRVDEAICSVTDHVTISDIMRQDSF; encoded by the coding sequence GTGAAAATATCAACCAACAGCCGTTATGCACTTCGGCTTTTGGCACGCGTGGCGCAAAAGCAAGGAGAACGCGTTACAACTTCGGCCGCCGCCCAGGCTGAAGGTATATCGGAAAAAATGCTTGAACGGATTGCCGCTAAGCTGACACGGGAGGGCTTTTTGGTTAGTGAAAAAGGGATAAGAGGTGGTTATGTGTTAAGCCGCCCAGCAGACAGCATTACCGTATCTCAAGTTATGAAGGTAATGGAAACGCCCTATTTACCACATCATTGTATTGAGCAGGCTGAACAAAACTGCAAAATGTCCAACGATTGCAACATGCTATGGCTTTGGAAACGCGTGGATGAAGCGATTTGCAGCGTAACCGATCATGTGACCATCTCAGATATAATGAGACAGGACAGCTTCTGA
- a CDS encoding HD domain-containing protein, giving the protein MDQKQEFLELFHQYITREGARELLSFLENKSDFFTAPASTRFHLACEGGLLSHSVNVAKLMLRYEDEPPESLAICGLLHDICKVNYYKVSTRNVKNEQTGQWEKQPFYQVEDSFPYGHGEKSVYMIERFFRLKASEAMAIRWHMGGFDDAVKGGSFSISKAYERYPLAVKLHLCDIEASYLIESRQKVMN; this is encoded by the coding sequence ATGGATCAAAAACAGGAATTTTTGGAATTGTTCCATCAATACATAACCCGAGAGGGCGCACGGGAGCTTTTGAGTTTTTTAGAAAACAAAAGCGATTTCTTTACGGCTCCCGCTTCAACGCGGTTTCATTTAGCCTGCGAAGGTGGCCTTTTAAGTCATAGTGTTAACGTTGCAAAGCTGATGCTACGCTATGAAGATGAACCGCCGGAAAGTCTGGCAATCTGCGGACTGCTGCACGACATATGCAAGGTCAACTACTACAAGGTCTCTACCCGAAATGTTAAAAACGAGCAGACCGGCCAATGGGAAAAGCAGCCGTTCTATCAGGTCGAGGATAGTTTCCCTTATGGGCATGGAGAAAAGTCGGTATATATGATCGAGCGCTTTTTCCGGCTGAAAGCGTCCGAGGCAATGGCTATCCGCTGGCATATGGGCGGATTTGACGACGCAGTGAAGGGCGGAAGCTTTTCAATTTCCAAAGCCTACGAGCGCTATCCTCTGGCAGTTAAACTGCACCTGTGTGACATTGAAGCAAGCTATCTAATTGAAAGCCGACAAAAAGTGATGAATTAA
- a CDS encoding extracellular solute-binding protein, translating to MERLCRPLTALLALLMGLGFMGCSFKQPTTPVSLTVWHYYNGVQLQAFSDLVSEFNETVGARQGIFVEAYSKGSIDNLRTAIKDAAEYKIGADAMPNIFSAYADYAYELYNMGQLADLAGYLSEQERSKYIEAYLSEGNFAGGNSVLLFPIAKSTEVLLLNMTDFAPFAAAYNVSEQDLTTWEGITDTAEKYYRYTDALTGTPNDGKAFFGRDSVANYMLVGCTQLGQPLMQNQDEKISIKIDRSILRRLWDNYYVPYVSGYYAALGRFRTDDAKTGDIIALVGSSSGSSYFPSAVTRADGSSYPITSKVLPLPNFAGCESYAVQQGAGMAVAKSDKRTEQAAVTFLKWFTQPQQNIRFSARTGYLPVQKPANNGDLLYAIVEEEKIELMPIVEDTLKVGMDMSGRYRFFTNAVFKNSYECRSVVENSLQTQADHDLATITARVKSGVSRRAALEPFLSDAHFEQWLSDFERALYLTGAG from the coding sequence ATGGAAAGATTATGCAGGCCGTTGACGGCTTTACTAGCATTATTGATGGGTTTGGGCTTTATGGGATGTTCTTTCAAACAGCCGACAACCCCTGTTTCCCTCACCGTTTGGCACTATTATAATGGTGTCCAGCTTCAGGCGTTTTCCGATTTGGTTTCTGAGTTCAATGAGACAGTCGGCGCACGCCAGGGCATCTTTGTCGAAGCTTACAGCAAGGGGAGCATTGACAATTTGCGTACCGCTATAAAAGATGCCGCCGAATATAAAATCGGCGCCGACGCAATGCCCAATATTTTTTCTGCCTATGCCGATTATGCTTATGAGCTCTACAACATGGGGCAGCTGGCTGACCTGGCAGGGTATCTTTCCGAGCAGGAGCGATCAAAATACATCGAAGCTTACCTTTCAGAAGGCAACTTCGCCGGCGGGAACAGTGTTCTGCTGTTCCCTATCGCCAAATCCACCGAAGTATTACTACTAAACATGACCGATTTCGCCCCCTTTGCAGCCGCTTATAATGTCAGCGAGCAGGATCTTACTACATGGGAGGGTATTACTGACACCGCCGAAAAATATTACCGCTATACCGACGCGCTGACCGGCACCCCCAATGATGGCAAAGCATTTTTCGGACGAGATTCGGTTGCGAATTATATGTTGGTCGGCTGCACCCAGCTTGGTCAGCCGTTAATGCAAAATCAAGATGAAAAGATTTCGATAAAGATAGACCGCAGCATTCTGCGTCGCCTGTGGGATAATTATTACGTACCTTATGTCAGCGGTTATTATGCTGCGCTTGGCCGTTTCAGAACCGACGATGCCAAAACCGGCGATATTATTGCTCTTGTCGGCTCCAGCAGTGGCAGCTCTTATTTTCCGAGTGCCGTCACCCGTGCGGATGGCAGCAGTTACCCCATTACATCCAAAGTGCTCCCACTGCCCAACTTTGCCGGTTGTGAAAGTTATGCGGTTCAGCAAGGTGCTGGTATGGCTGTTGCAAAGTCCGACAAGCGCACCGAACAAGCAGCAGTAACATTTTTAAAGTGGTTTACCCAACCGCAGCAAAATATTCGTTTTTCCGCTCGTACCGGCTATCTGCCAGTACAAAAACCAGCCAACAATGGCGATTTGTTGTATGCGATTGTTGAGGAGGAAAAGATTGAGTTAATGCCAATTGTAGAAGACACCTTAAAAGTTGGCATGGATATGTCCGGTCGTTATCGCTTTTTTACCAACGCTGTTTTTAAAAACAGCTATGAGTGCCGCAGTGTAGTGGAAAATTCTCTGCAGACGCAAGCTGACCATGATTTAGCCACTATAACCGCCCGGGTAAAATCGGGCGTAAGCCGTCGCGCCGCGTTGGAACCGTTTTTAAGCGACGCGCATTTTGAGCAGTGGCTGTCAGATTTTGAGCGCGCACTGTACCTGACGGGCGCTGGATAA